In Micromonospora sp. NBC_01813, the following are encoded in one genomic region:
- a CDS encoding DUF1206 domain-containing protein, whose translation MPNTRDARRTAHQVGDSRWLKLLARGGFIGYGLVHLLVAWLAVQIAFGRPSADGDQSGALRTLAEQPLGGVLLIGVAVGLAAMALWQGIEAAVGHRAEQGNDRVLERVLSAGRTVVYLSFAWTAVQVFRNANADSADQQQAMSERVMSAPGGQWLVGLAGVVLVGIGAGMAFNGATQRFAKHLATGAMSAKVRKTVCRLGMVGYPAKGVAYGTAGLLVVAAAVQYDPEQARGLDAALHALREQAFGTILLCLVAAGFAAFGVYCFAQSRYRKV comes from the coding sequence ATGCCGAACACCCGAGACGCCCGACGCACCGCTCACCAGGTTGGCGACAGCCGTTGGCTGAAGCTACTCGCCCGAGGCGGGTTCATTGGCTACGGACTGGTCCACCTGCTGGTCGCCTGGCTCGCGGTGCAGATCGCCTTCGGACGACCGTCAGCCGACGGTGACCAGTCGGGTGCCCTGCGGACGCTCGCCGAGCAGCCGCTCGGTGGGGTGCTGCTGATCGGCGTCGCGGTCGGACTGGCGGCGATGGCGCTCTGGCAGGGGATCGAAGCCGCCGTCGGCCACCGGGCCGAGCAGGGCAACGACCGCGTCCTCGAGCGGGTGCTGTCGGCCGGGCGTACGGTGGTCTACCTGTCGTTCGCCTGGACGGCCGTGCAGGTGTTCCGCAACGCCAACGCCGACAGCGCGGATCAGCAGCAGGCGATGAGCGAGCGGGTGATGTCCGCCCCCGGCGGTCAGTGGCTGGTCGGCCTGGCCGGCGTGGTGCTGGTGGGCATCGGTGCCGGGATGGCGTTCAACGGGGCGACCCAGCGGTTCGCCAAGCACCTGGCCACCGGGGCGATGAGTGCCAAGGTCCGCAAGACGGTCTGCCGGCTCGGCATGGTCGGCTACCCCGCCAAGGGTGTGGCGTACGGCACCGCCGGTCTGCTGGTGGTGGCGGCCGCCGTCCAGTACGACCCGGAGCAGGCCCGGGGCCTGGACGCGGCCCTGCACGCCCTGCGGGAGCAGGCGTTCGGCACCATCCTGCTGTGTCTGGTGGCGGCCGGCTTCGCCGCGTTCGGCGTCTACTGCTTCGCCCAGTCGCGCTACCGCAAGGTCTGA
- a CDS encoding PQQ-dependent sugar dehydrogenase, with the protein MAEAGRQRTLRTVVALATVVVVAVAVLAVGGWLGWFSDPTISDAPEASADVEVVATGLAAPWDLAFLPDGTALVTERDSARLLAVDDQGTTREVTTIADAAPGGEGGLLGVAVSPAFATDRLVYLYYTTVDDNRIVRLRIEPDGAAGTPEPVLTGIPRSSTHNGGRIAFGPDAMLYAGTGDAGERGAAQDPASLAGKILRLAPDGSAAPDNPFPDSPVFSLGHRNVQGLDWGPDGQLFASEFGQNRHDELNRIEAGGNYGWPTAEGVAELAEFIDPVATWAPRDASPSGLAFHQGRFWLACLRGERLYRVAADGTGAETLISGEYGRLRHVATAPDGALWALTSNRDGRGSPAVDDDRILRITG; encoded by the coding sequence GTGGCTGAGGCCGGCCGGCAACGGACACTGCGTACGGTGGTCGCGCTGGCCACGGTGGTCGTGGTGGCCGTCGCCGTACTGGCGGTGGGCGGCTGGCTCGGCTGGTTCAGCGACCCGACCATCTCCGACGCCCCGGAGGCGTCGGCCGACGTCGAGGTGGTCGCCACCGGGTTGGCGGCCCCGTGGGATCTGGCGTTCCTGCCGGACGGCACCGCGCTGGTCACCGAGCGGGACAGCGCCCGGCTGCTGGCGGTCGACGACCAGGGCACGACCCGGGAGGTCACCACGATCGCCGACGCCGCCCCGGGCGGTGAGGGCGGGCTGCTCGGCGTCGCGGTCTCTCCGGCGTTCGCCACCGACCGCTTGGTCTACCTGTACTACACGACGGTTGACGACAACCGGATCGTCCGGCTGCGGATCGAGCCGGACGGCGCGGCGGGCACCCCGGAACCGGTGCTGACCGGTATCCCCCGGTCCAGCACGCACAACGGCGGCCGGATCGCCTTCGGTCCGGACGCGATGCTGTACGCCGGCACCGGCGACGCCGGTGAACGGGGTGCCGCGCAGGATCCGGCGAGCCTGGCCGGCAAGATCCTGCGGCTGGCACCGGACGGGTCGGCCGCGCCGGACAACCCGTTCCCGGACTCGCCGGTGTTCAGTCTCGGGCACCGCAACGTGCAGGGTCTGGACTGGGGGCCGGACGGGCAACTGTTCGCCAGCGAGTTCGGGCAGAACCGCCATGACGAGTTGAACCGGATCGAGGCTGGCGGCAACTACGGCTGGCCAACCGCCGAAGGCGTCGCCGAGTTGGCGGAGTTCATCGACCCGGTGGCGACGTGGGCACCGCGCGACGCCTCCCCCAGCGGGCTCGCCTTCCATCAGGGCCGGTTCTGGCTGGCCTGCCTGCGGGGCGAACGGTTGTACCGGGTGGCGGCGGACGGCACCGGGGCCGAGACGCTGATCAGCGGCGAGTACGGCAGACTCCGGCATGTCGCGACGGCACCGGACGGCGCCTTGTGGGCGCTGACGTCCAACCGGGACGGTCGTGGATCACCCGCCGTGGACGACGACCGGATCCTGCGTATCACCGGCTGA
- a CDS encoding DUF4235 domain-containing protein has translation MSKPINKLAYRPVGLVLGMAAGALAGAIFHQVWKIAAGHDEVPSAIDEERGWGEILAAAALQGAIFSAVRAAVDRGGATGVRRLTGHWPS, from the coding sequence GTGAGCAAGCCGATCAACAAGTTGGCCTACCGTCCGGTGGGACTCGTGCTGGGAATGGCGGCCGGCGCGTTGGCCGGGGCGATCTTCCATCAGGTGTGGAAGATCGCGGCCGGTCACGACGAGGTACCCAGCGCGATCGACGAGGAGCGCGGCTGGGGGGAGATCCTGGCCGCCGCGGCCCTGCAGGGCGCGATCTTCTCGGCCGTCCGTGCCGCGGTGGACCGGGGTGGTGCGACCGGGGTACGGCGGCTCACCGGCCACTGGCCGTCATGA
- a CDS encoding GNAT family N-acetyltransferase, protein MTILVEDNPARHRFEILIDDGLAGFATYRITPGTVVVTHTEIDPAFRGQGAGDALAHGLLTQISERGERVVPQCPFIAAYIERHPEFAALVAGG, encoded by the coding sequence GTGACGATTCTGGTCGAGGACAATCCGGCACGCCACCGGTTCGAAATCCTCATCGACGACGGCCTGGCCGGCTTCGCTACCTACCGGATCACGCCGGGCACGGTGGTCGTGACGCACACCGAGATCGACCCGGCGTTCCGGGGGCAGGGCGCCGGCGACGCGCTCGCGCACGGGCTGCTCACCCAGATCAGCGAACGCGGTGAGCGGGTGGTGCCGCAGTGCCCGTTCATCGCCGCCTACATCGAGCGGCACCCGGAGTTCGCCGCGCTGGTCGCCGGTGGCTGA
- a CDS encoding TerC family protein, which translates to MELLTSPELWIAFATLLLLEVVLGIDNVVFISILAGRLPEHQQARARTIGISLALITRLLLLASLSWVIGLTAPLFTVFGQEVSGRDLILLLGGGFLLAKATYEIHEHLEGADHGKSGKTASFAGVIAQILVLDVVFSLDSVITAVGMVDELFVMVAAVVIAMIIMLVSAGAVSGFVNRHPTVKMLALSFLLIIGGSLIAEGLGQHIPKGYVYGPIAFSIFVEMLNLRVRSRNKLPDAKPVSLHPTFVKEPPAPAAAGDGQPPSA; encoded by the coding sequence ATGGAGCTTCTGACCAGCCCCGAGCTGTGGATCGCCTTCGCGACCCTGCTGCTGCTCGAAGTCGTGCTGGGCATCGACAACGTCGTGTTCATCTCGATCCTCGCCGGGCGGCTGCCCGAGCATCAGCAGGCCCGGGCGCGCACCATCGGCATCTCGCTGGCCCTGATCACCCGGTTGCTGCTGCTCGCCTCGCTGTCCTGGGTGATCGGGCTGACCGCGCCGCTGTTCACCGTGTTCGGGCAGGAGGTCTCCGGTCGGGATCTGATCCTGCTACTCGGCGGCGGCTTCCTGCTGGCCAAGGCGACCTATGAGATCCACGAGCATCTGGAGGGCGCGGATCACGGCAAGAGCGGCAAGACCGCGTCGTTCGCCGGGGTGATCGCCCAGATCCTGGTGCTGGACGTGGTCTTCTCGCTCGACTCGGTGATCACGGCGGTCGGCATGGTCGACGAGTTGTTCGTCATGGTCGCCGCCGTCGTCATCGCGATGATCATCATGCTGGTCTCGGCCGGTGCCGTCAGCGGGTTCGTCAACCGGCACCCGACCGTGAAGATGCTGGCGCTGTCGTTCCTGCTGATCATCGGTGGCAGCCTCATCGCCGAGGGCCTCGGCCAGCACATCCCGAAGGGATACGTGTACGGGCCGATCGCGTTCTCCATCTTCGTGGAGATGCTGAACCTGCGGGTACGGTCGCGGAACAAGCTGCCGGACGCGAAGCCGGTCAGCCTGCACCCGACCTTCGTCAAGGAGCCACCGGCACCGGCCGCCGCCGGCGACGGCCAGCCGCCGTCAGCGTAA
- a CDS encoding mechanosensitive ion channel family protein produces the protein MHPVVTTALVTVAAALFAITLVVINHRIVRRLGRRSVLLAELATHAHRPMLVAATVAAIQFAVRFSTGYGVGEPWRRTTLHLLVLATIAFCAWLVGAVLLAMEDTTLARFRVDVPDNRHARRLHTQVVMLRRVTIAVIVLLTVGVMLMTFPAVRGIGASLLASAGVIGVVAALAAQSVLGNVIAGLQLAFSDAVRIDDVVVVEGEWGRIEELTLSYVVLHIWDDRRLILPTSYFTTKPFQNWTRTRAAVLGTAEFDLDWSVPVQAMREELRRLVESTDLWDGRVCVLQVTEATGGTVRLRALVSAADSPSLWDLRCLVREHLVRWVRDQRPTALPRWRAEVGDGRELLDWLDLRRRPAGDVRVADADRAPDDARELDGDPPDDARLFGGGAEGEARASVFVGRDETTGPDRRQQD, from the coding sequence GTGCACCCGGTTGTGACGACGGCGTTGGTGACCGTTGCCGCTGCGCTGTTCGCGATCACCCTGGTGGTGATCAACCACCGGATCGTGCGCCGCCTCGGCCGGCGGTCCGTCCTGCTCGCCGAACTCGCCACCCACGCGCACCGACCGATGCTGGTCGCCGCGACGGTCGCCGCGATCCAGTTCGCGGTGCGTTTCTCCACCGGGTACGGGGTGGGCGAGCCGTGGCGCCGGACGACGCTGCATCTGCTGGTCCTGGCGACCATCGCGTTCTGCGCCTGGCTGGTCGGCGCGGTGCTGCTGGCGATGGAGGACACCACGCTGGCGCGGTTCCGGGTCGACGTACCGGACAACCGCCACGCCCGCCGGCTGCACACCCAGGTGGTGATGCTGCGCCGGGTGACCATCGCGGTGATCGTGCTGCTCACCGTCGGGGTGATGCTGATGACGTTTCCGGCGGTACGCGGCATCGGCGCGAGCCTGCTCGCCTCCGCCGGTGTGATCGGTGTGGTCGCCGCGCTGGCGGCGCAGAGCGTGCTCGGCAATGTGATCGCCGGCCTGCAGTTGGCCTTCAGCGACGCGGTGCGAATCGACGACGTCGTCGTGGTCGAGGGCGAATGGGGCCGGATCGAGGAGCTGACGCTGAGCTACGTGGTGCTGCACATCTGGGACGACCGTCGGCTCATCCTGCCGACCTCCTACTTCACCACCAAACCGTTCCAGAACTGGACCCGTACCCGTGCCGCGGTGCTCGGCACCGCCGAGTTCGACCTCGACTGGTCGGTGCCGGTGCAGGCGATGCGCGAGGAGTTGCGCCGCCTGGTGGAGAGCACCGACCTCTGGGACGGGCGGGTGTGCGTGTTGCAGGTGACCGAGGCGACCGGCGGTACGGTGCGACTGCGGGCGCTGGTCAGCGCGGCCGATTCGCCGAGTCTGTGGGACCTGCGGTGTCTGGTCCGTGAACATCTGGTCCGCTGGGTACGCGACCAGCGGCCGACCGCCTTGCCCAGGTGGCGGGCGGAGGTCGGCGACGGTCGGGAGCTGCTGGACTGGCTCGATCTGCGTCGTCGACCGGCCGGCGACGTCCGGGTAGCGGATGCCGACCGGGCTCCGGACGACGCGCGGGAACTCGACGGTGACCCACCGGACGACGCCCGGCTGTTCGGCGGCGGGGCCGAAGGCGAGGCCAGGGCGTCGGTCTTCGTCGGTCGGGACGAAACAACTGGCCCGGATCGTCGCCAACAGGATTGA
- a CDS encoding cold-shock protein has translation MAQGTVKWFNADKGFGFITVDGGGADVFVHFSAIQSSGYRSLEENQRVEFEIAQGQKGPQAEQVRPI, from the coding sequence ATGGCGCAGGGAACCGTGAAGTGGTTCAACGCAGACAAGGGCTTCGGCTTCATCACCGTCGACGGCGGGGGTGCTGACGTGTTCGTCCACTTCTCGGCCATCCAGTCCAGCGGCTACCGGTCGCTGGAAGAGAACCAGCGGGTCGAGTTCGAGATCGCCCAGGGCCAGAAGGGCCCGCAGGCCGAGCAGGTCCGCCCCATCTGA
- a CDS encoding DNA topoisomerase IB, with amino-acid sequence MRLRRSDLNRPGYRRHRRGRATTYLDAAGRRISDPQELGRLRDLAIPPAWRDVWICPDPVGHIQAVGVDAAGRRQYLYHPQWRIRRDTAKFKHVRQVADRLPRLRRRIATDLRGDGLCRERVLAALVRLLDLGMFRIGSDQYAAGDDPTFGLATLRSTHTRVGRGCVILEFPAKGGVPQVRQIDDEQVCAVLRALRRRRRGEQRLFCYWDGRQWRDVRSDEINDYLRRASGTEMTAKDFRTWHATVLAATRLAGGGVPRSAAARRRVVASVMREVAELLGNTPTVARASYVDPRVVELFHRGRVARLGAGEPTRTAAEQAVRRLLPLR; translated from the coding sequence CTGCGGCTGCGGCGTAGCGACCTGAACCGGCCGGGGTACCGGCGACACCGGCGGGGACGGGCCACGACCTACCTCGACGCGGCGGGCCGCCGGATCAGTGACCCGCAGGAGCTCGGCCGGCTGCGGGACCTGGCGATCCCACCGGCCTGGCGCGACGTGTGGATCTGTCCGGATCCGGTGGGGCACATCCAGGCGGTGGGGGTGGACGCCGCCGGCCGGCGGCAGTACCTGTACCACCCGCAGTGGCGCATCCGACGGGACACCGCGAAGTTCAAGCACGTACGGCAGGTCGCCGACCGGCTGCCCCGGCTGCGGCGGCGGATCGCGACCGACCTGCGCGGCGACGGACTGTGCCGGGAACGAGTGCTGGCCGCCCTGGTGCGGCTGCTCGACCTGGGCATGTTCCGGATCGGTAGCGACCAGTACGCGGCCGGCGACGATCCGACGTTCGGGCTGGCCACGCTGCGGTCGACGCACACCAGGGTCGGCCGGGGGTGCGTGATCCTGGAGTTTCCCGCCAAGGGCGGGGTGCCGCAGGTACGGCAGATCGACGACGAGCAGGTGTGCGCGGTGCTGCGGGCGCTGCGCCGCCGCCGTCGGGGCGAGCAGCGGCTGTTCTGCTACTGGGACGGCCGGCAGTGGCGGGACGTGCGCAGCGACGAGATCAACGACTACCTGCGGCGGGCCAGTGGCACCGAGATGACCGCCAAGGACTTCCGTACCTGGCACGCGACGGTGCTGGCAGCGACCCGACTGGCCGGGGGCGGGGTGCCCCGCTCGGCGGCGGCGCGCCGCCGCGTGGTGGCCTCGGTGATGCGGGAGGTCGCCGAGTTGCTCGGCAACACCCCTACCGTCGCCCGCGCGTCGTACGTGGACCCGAGAGTCGTCGAGCTGTTCCACCGCGGCCGGGTGGCTCGCCTCGGTGCCGGCGAGCCCACCCGTACCGCGGCCGAACAGGCGGTGCGACGGCTGCTGCCGTTACGCTGA
- a CDS encoding RecQ family ATP-dependent DNA helicase: MKLPLHSPRLRRAARQRFGWSALRPGQLGAMRALLKGRDALVVLPTGAGKSAVYQVPASMLPGPTVVISPLLALQQDQITALNDRNQADLRAVRISSAETPTQRQAALDQVRQGKARFLFTTPEQLCDPDRLADVRDLKPSLVAVDEAHCISAWGHDFRPDYLSIGHLVRELGRPPVVALTATASPPVREDIVARLGLTDPHLVVAGLDRRNLFLEVAHCPTEDYRWRRLLALLDVERPPGIIYVPTRRAAQEFADRLAGAGYPARCYHGGMAAGARERLHEEFLDGLVPIMVATSAFGMGIDKPDVRWVVHTALPDSPDSYLQEIGRGGRDGDPSRALLLWRAEDIGLQRYFTTSPPEHDDLRDLAVLLDTSPTTRKQLGERTGLGTRRLGQLLALLEEVGAARTVTGNRVVRPPYAPLPASAAADAVTAAQRRQTLQRSRTDMMRAFAEATGCRSQALLAYFGEHMTEVCGHCDSCHAGTSVADDGASGPFPVHSMVRHAEWGAGMVLGYEEDRMTVLFDGVGYKTLSVPVVSEQGLLAAEPR, from the coding sequence ATGAAGCTGCCCCTGCACTCACCCCGCCTGCGCCGCGCGGCCCGACAGCGTTTCGGCTGGTCGGCCCTGCGTCCCGGCCAACTCGGCGCGATGCGCGCGCTACTCAAGGGCCGCGACGCGCTCGTGGTGCTGCCGACCGGAGCCGGCAAGTCCGCCGTCTACCAGGTGCCGGCCAGCATGCTGCCGGGTCCGACGGTCGTGATCTCCCCGCTGCTCGCCCTGCAGCAGGATCAGATCACCGCCCTCAACGACCGGAACCAGGCCGACCTACGCGCGGTCCGGATCAGCTCGGCGGAGACCCCGACCCAGCGGCAGGCCGCGCTCGACCAGGTACGCCAAGGCAAGGCCCGGTTCCTGTTCACCACCCCGGAACAGCTCTGCGACCCGGACCGGCTGGCGGACGTACGCGATCTCAAACCGTCCCTGGTCGCGGTCGACGAGGCGCACTGCATCTCCGCGTGGGGTCACGACTTCCGCCCCGACTACCTGTCCATCGGGCACCTGGTCCGCGAGTTGGGCCGGCCACCGGTGGTCGCGCTCACCGCCACCGCCTCACCGCCGGTACGCGAGGACATCGTCGCCCGACTCGGCCTGACCGATCCTCACCTGGTGGTCGCCGGCTTGGACCGACGCAACCTCTTCCTGGAGGTCGCGCACTGCCCGACCGAGGACTACCGGTGGCGCCGGCTGCTCGCCCTGCTCGACGTCGAGCGACCACCCGGCATCATCTACGTGCCGACCCGCCGGGCGGCGCAGGAGTTCGCCGACCGCCTCGCCGGGGCGGGGTATCCGGCCCGCTGCTATCACGGCGGCATGGCCGCCGGCGCGCGGGAACGCCTGCACGAGGAGTTCCTCGACGGGCTGGTACCGATCATGGTGGCCACGTCCGCGTTCGGGATGGGCATCGACAAACCCGACGTACGCTGGGTGGTCCACACCGCCCTGCCCGACTCGCCGGACAGCTACCTGCAGGAGATCGGACGCGGCGGCCGCGACGGCGATCCGTCCCGCGCGCTGCTGCTGTGGCGGGCCGAGGACATCGGACTGCAACGCTACTTCACCACCAGTCCGCCCGAGCACGACGACCTGCGTGACCTCGCGGTCCTGCTGGACACCAGCCCCACCACCCGCAAGCAGCTGGGCGAACGCACCGGGCTCGGCACCCGCCGACTCGGCCAACTACTGGCCCTGCTGGAAGAGGTCGGCGCCGCGCGGACCGTCACCGGAAACCGGGTCGTCCGCCCGCCGTACGCGCCGCTGCCCGCGTCGGCGGCCGCCGACGCGGTGACGGCGGCCCAGCGCAGGCAGACACTGCAGCGGTCCCGGACCGACATGATGCGGGCGTTCGCCGAGGCGACCGGGTGCCGCAGCCAGGCGCTACTGGCCTACTTCGGTGAGCACATGACGGAGGTCTGTGGTCACTGCGACAGTTGCCACGCCGGCACCAGCGTCGCGGACGACGGGGCCAGCGGCCCGTTCCCGGTGCACAGTATGGTGCGACACGCCGAGTGGGGTGCCGGCATGGTCCTCGGCTACGAGGAGGATCGGATGACGGTGCTCTTCGACGGTGTCGGATACAAGACGTTGTCCGTGCCGGTGGTCAGCGAGCAGGGCTTACTGGCCGCCGAGCCGCGGTGA
- a CDS encoding DUF3618 domain-containing protein gives MTANNGRNGNGTGDLDLLRAEIRQTRAELGQTVQALAAKTDVKSRVRLGAARTGQRLRDQAGRAVADARRTDLRGAVPVIVLTGVTLTAVVVWLMTKGRRR, from the coding sequence GTGACGGCCAACAACGGTAGGAACGGCAACGGCACCGGCGACCTGGACCTGCTCCGGGCCGAGATCCGCCAGACCAGGGCCGAGCTGGGGCAGACCGTGCAGGCGCTGGCGGCGAAGACCGACGTGAAGAGCCGGGTACGGCTGGGCGCCGCGCGTACCGGCCAGCGACTGCGCGACCAGGCGGGGCGGGCGGTGGCCGACGCGCGGCGCACCGATCTGCGCGGCGCGGTACCGGTGATCGTGCTGACCGGCGTCACGTTGACCGCCGTCGTGGTGTGGCTGATGACCAAGGGGAGGCGCCGGTGA
- a CDS encoding phage holin family protein: MADVLHRPPAEQSTAELVQQAGEQLSRLVRDELALARAELTEKGKHAGFGIGLFGGGGVVALYGLGTLIAAAVLLLGLAWPPWVAALVVALVLFVVAGGLALAGRRQVRQAAPPVPTAAADSVRADVTVVSAAMKRGRQQ; encoded by the coding sequence ATGGCCGACGTCTTGCACCGGCCGCCCGCCGAGCAGTCCACCGCGGAACTCGTTCAGCAGGCCGGCGAGCAGTTGTCACGGCTGGTGCGCGATGAACTCGCGCTGGCCCGTGCGGAGTTGACGGAGAAGGGGAAACACGCCGGCTTCGGCATCGGCCTGTTCGGTGGCGGCGGAGTCGTCGCGCTCTACGGCCTGGGTACGTTGATCGCCGCCGCGGTGCTGCTGCTCGGCCTGGCGTGGCCGCCGTGGGTGGCGGCGTTGGTCGTGGCGCTGGTGCTGTTCGTGGTGGCCGGCGGGCTGGCCTTGGCCGGCCGACGGCAGGTGCGTCAGGCCGCGCCACCGGTGCCGACCGCGGCGGCGGACAGCGTGCGTGCCGACGTGACGGTGGTCAGTGCGGCCATGAAGCGGGGGCGGCAGCAGTGA
- a CDS encoding glycoside hydrolase family 3 protein, whose product MVDSSPSLRRMAATVLQPGFTGTTAPDWVRQWIAAGLGTVVLFARNVTDAAQVAALTAALRAERPDVLVAIDEEAGDVTRIESGRGSSRPGNLALGAVDDPALTEQVALDLGRELAEAGITLNYAPVADVNSNPNNPVIGVRAFGDDPHLVARHTAAWIRGMQGAGVAACAKHFPGHGDTSVDSHVAVPRIDADRIRLDAVELAPFRAAIAAGSQTIMTGHLLVPAIDPVRPATLSRAVLVDLLRDELGFAGAVVTDGIEMSAVTARFGLAGATVRALAAGVDAVCVGGEHADEATALLLRDAIVDAVTAGQLPAQRLAEAAERIERLADWTVRRRTAVTNGVPSTTADGPARPTVGLTAARRAVRVRAGGTLPLRGQLYVVEFAPPHNIATGAETPWGLREPLTRRRPGTVTVRLTEADPGRTADPVLAAADGRALVLVVRDLHRHPWMSTAVDQLLAARPDAVVVEMGVPVRVTGGTHLSTYGASRANAEAAAELLAGPAPTRIDSVAPAGIDSVAPAGIESAVPGSLSR is encoded by the coding sequence ATGGTCGACTCCAGCCCCAGCCTGCGGCGGATGGCGGCCACCGTGCTGCAGCCCGGGTTCACCGGAACCACCGCCCCGGACTGGGTGCGGCAGTGGATCGCCGCCGGTCTCGGCACCGTCGTGCTGTTCGCCCGAAACGTCACCGACGCCGCCCAGGTCGCCGCGCTCACCGCGGCACTGCGCGCCGAGCGTCCGGACGTCCTCGTCGCCATCGACGAGGAGGCCGGTGACGTCACCCGGATCGAGTCCGGCCGAGGCAGCTCCCGTCCCGGAAACCTGGCGCTGGGCGCGGTGGACGATCCCGCGCTGACCGAACAGGTCGCCCTCGACCTGGGACGGGAACTGGCCGAGGCCGGGATCACCCTCAACTACGCACCGGTCGCGGACGTCAACTCCAACCCGAACAACCCGGTCATCGGCGTCCGGGCGTTCGGTGACGACCCGCACCTGGTCGCCCGACACACCGCGGCCTGGATCCGGGGCATGCAAGGCGCCGGGGTCGCCGCCTGCGCCAAGCACTTCCCCGGCCACGGCGACACCAGCGTCGACTCGCACGTGGCGGTGCCGCGTATCGACGCCGACCGGATCCGGCTCGACGCGGTCGAGCTCGCACCGTTCCGGGCGGCCATCGCCGCCGGCAGTCAGACGATCATGACCGGGCACCTGCTGGTACCGGCGATCGATCCGGTCCGCCCGGCGACGCTCAGCCGGGCCGTCCTGGTCGACCTGCTCCGCGACGAACTGGGCTTCGCGGGCGCGGTGGTCACCGACGGCATCGAGATGAGCGCGGTCACCGCCCGGTTCGGCCTGGCCGGCGCGACGGTACGGGCGCTCGCCGCCGGCGTCGACGCGGTCTGCGTGGGCGGTGAACACGCCGACGAGGCCACCGCCCTGCTGCTGCGCGACGCCATCGTCGACGCGGTGACCGCCGGACAGTTGCCGGCCCAGCGGCTGGCCGAGGCGGCCGAGCGGATCGAGCGACTCGCCGACTGGACCGTACGGCGGCGCACGGCGGTGACCAACGGCGTCCCGTCGACCACCGCCGACGGTCCGGCGCGACCGACGGTCGGGCTCACCGCCGCCCGCCGCGCCGTCCGGGTCCGGGCCGGCGGCACCCTGCCCCTACGGGGGCAGCTGTACGTCGTCGAGTTCGCGCCACCGCACAACATCGCGACCGGCGCGGAGACCCCCTGGGGTCTGCGTGAGCCGTTGACCAGACGGCGACCCGGGACGGTCACCGTCCGGCTGACCGAGGCCGATCCCGGCCGGACAGCCGACCCGGTACTCGCCGCCGCCGATGGCCGTGCGCTGGTCCTGGTGGTCCGGGACCTGCACCGCCATCCGTGGATGTCGACCGCCGTCGACCAGCTGCTGGCCGCGCGTCCCGACGCCGTCGTGGTCGAGATGGGCGTACCGGTCCGGGTCACCGGCGGTACCCACCTGTCCACGTACGGAGCCAGCCGGGCCAACGCCGAGGCGGCGGCGGAACTACTCGCCGGCCCCGCCCCGACCCGGATCGATTCGGTCGCGCCGGCCGGGATCGATTCGGTCGCGCCGGCCGGGATCGAGTCGGCGGTGCCGGGCTCGCTCAGCCGGTGA